The Oceanicaulis sp. nucleotide sequence TAGCTGAACAGTCCTCCGAGATTGAACACCACCGCCAGCACGGCCACGACATAGAACCAGATCGGCGTCCTCGACGCCGGAGCCACGCTCGCTTCCGCCATGATACCCTCCCTTTTTATAGGGGTAATCTATCGCAACGCAGAGCCGTGGAGAAACAAAAAAGCCCCGGCCGGGCGGCCGGGGCTTTTGTCTTCGGGCGCTTGAAGCCGCCTAGATGTCCAGCAGCATGCGCTGCGGGTTTTCGAGGCTCTCCTTGACGCGGACCAGGAAGGTCACCGCCTCCTTGCCGTCGACGATGCGGTGATCATAGCTCAGCGCCAGATACATCATCGGGCGGATCACCACCTGACCGTCGATGGCGACCGGGCGCTCCTGGATCTTGTGCATGCCGAGAATGCCCGATTGCGGCGCGTTCAGGATCGGGCTCGACAGAAGCGAGCCGTAAACCCCGCCGTTGGACAGGGTGAAGGTCGCGCCCTGCATGTCCTCGAGGCCGAGCTTGTTGTCCCGGGCGCGCTTGCCCAGATCCATGATCGATTTCTCGATTTCGGCGAGCGATTTCTGGTCCGCGTCGCGCACCACCGGCACCACCAGGCCCCGGTCGGTGCCGACCGCCACGCCCATGTCGTAGAAATTCTTGTAGATGATGTCCGTGCCGTCGATCTCGGCGTTGACCGCGGGGATCTCTTTCAGCGCGGTGACGCAGGCCTTCACGAAGAAGCTCATGAAGCCCAGCTTCACGCCGTGCTTGGCGACGAAGTCGTCCTGGATCTCCTTGCGAAGGGCCATGATCGCGCTCATGTCCGCTTCGTTATAGGTCGTCAGCATCGCCGCAGTGTTCTGCGCCTCTTTCAGGCGCCGGGCGATGGTCTGGCGAAGCCGGGTCATCTTCACCCGCTCCTCGCGATCGCCGGTCTCCCGCGGCGCGGAAGACTGCGCGGGCGCAGGCGCGGCCGGGCGCGCGCCGCCTTCAAGGGCTTTCAGCGCATCGCCCTTGGTCACGCGGCCGTCCTTGCCGGTGCCTTCGACCTTGGAAAGATCGAGATCGTTCTCGGCTGCGACGCGCTTGGCGCTCGGCATGGCCTTGCCGCCCGACTGGCCGCCGGCGCTTTCCTTCTCGCCGCCGCCATAGCCGCCCTCGCGGCCCGAGCTGTCGCCCGCGCCGGACTTCGCCGCGCCGCCGCCCGAAGCGCCTTCGCGGATCTTCGCGACGACCTGATCAGGGCTGACCGTGTCGCCTTCGGAGACGGTGAATTCCTCCACCACGCCCGCGACGGGGCTGGGGACCTCGACGGCGACCTTGTCGGTCTCGATCTCCATCAGCGCCTGGTCCTGCTCGACGCGGTCGCCGGGCTTGACCAGAAGCGCGCCGATCTGGCCTTCGCTGACGCTCTCGCCCATCACCGGGACCTTGGCCTCGACGATGGAACCGCCGCCCGACCCGCCATCGGCGCCGCCGGACGATTTGGCTTCGGCTTTCTTCGGCTCGGCGTCCTTCTTGGGCGCGTCGGCCTTCTTTTCGCTCTTGGACGACCCGCCGGACGCGCCTTCCTCGAGCTCGCCCAGCTTGGCGCCGATCTCGACGGTCTCGCCTTCCTGAGCGCTGATCGAGGCGATCACGCCGTCGGCTTCGGCGCGCACCTCGACGGAGACCTTGTCGGTCTCCAGCTCGACGAGCACGTCGTCCTTCTTCACCTGGTCGCCTTCTTTGACCTGCCAGGCGCCGACGGTGGCTTCGGAGACGCTTTCGCCCAGGGTCGGGACGGAGATGTCGGTCATGTGCGGTGTTTCCTCAGTATCGTCGGTCTAGGCGCCGAGCGCTTCGTCGATCAGGGCTTTTTGCTGGGCCTGGTGCTTGGACAGAAGTCCCGTCGCGGTCGAGGCCGACGGCGCACGGCCCGCATAGGCCGGGCGGGAGACCTTCGAACCGGCCTTGTCCAGGCAGAACTCGATATACGGCTCCACGAAGGTCCACGCGCCCATATTGCGCGGCTCTTCCTGGCACCAGACCACGTCGGCGTTCGCAAAGCGCTTGAGCTCGTCGATCACCGACTTGGCGGGGAAGGGATAGAACTGCTCGACGCGCAGGATGTAGACGTCGTCGATCCCGCGGCTCTCGCGCTCTTCGAGCAGGTCGTAATAGACCTTGCCCGAGCACAGCACGACGCGGCGGATCTTCTCGTCCTTGACGAGCCTGATCTCGGTGCGGCCCGCGGCGATGTCGTCGCGGCCCTTGCGCACCTTGGTGTCCGCATCGTCCCACAGAACGCGGTGGAAGCTCGAGCCGGGGCCGAACTCGACCAGCGAGGAGATGCAGCGCTTGTGGCGCAGCAGGCTCTTGGGCGTCATCAGGACCAGCGGCTTTCTGAAACCGCGATGGATCTGACGGCGCAGGATGTGGAAATAGTTCGCCGGGGTCGAGCAATTGGCGACCTGCATGTTGTCTTCGGCGCATTGCTGCAGGAAGCGTTCGAGCCGGGCCGAGCTGTGTTCGGGGCCTTGGCCCTCATAGCCGTGCGGCAGCAGCATCACCAGGCCGCTCATCCTGAGCCATTTGCGCTCGGCGCTGGAGATGAACTGGTCGATGATGACCTGAGCGCCGTTGGTGAAGTCGCCGAACTGCGCTTCCCACATGGTCAGCGTGTTGGGCGCGGAGGTGGAGTAGCCGTACTCGAAGCCGAGCACCGCCTCCTCGCTGAGCATGGAATCGATGACCTCGTAGCGCGCCTGATCCTCAGTGAGGTGATTGA carries:
- the odhB gene encoding 2-oxoglutarate dehydrogenase complex dihydrolipoyllysine-residue succinyltransferase, giving the protein MTDISVPTLGESVSEATVGAWQVKEGDQVKKDDVLVELETDKVSVEVRAEADGVIASISAQEGETVEIGAKLGELEEGASGGSSKSEKKADAPKKDAEPKKAEAKSSGGADGGSGGGSIVEAKVPVMGESVSEGQIGALLVKPGDRVEQDQALMEIETDKVAVEVPSPVAGVVEEFTVSEGDTVSPDQVVAKIREGASGGGAAKSGAGDSSGREGGYGGGEKESAGGQSGGKAMPSAKRVAAENDLDLSKVEGTGKDGRVTKGDALKALEGGARPAAPAPAQSSAPRETGDREERVKMTRLRQTIARRLKEAQNTAAMLTTYNEADMSAIMALRKEIQDDFVAKHGVKLGFMSFFVKACVTALKEIPAVNAEIDGTDIIYKNFYDMGVAVGTDRGLVVPVVRDADQKSLAEIEKSIMDLGKRARDNKLGLEDMQGATFTLSNGGVYGSLLSSPILNAPQSGILGMHKIQERPVAIDGQVVIRPMMYLALSYDHRIVDGKEAVTFLVRVKESLENPQRMLLDI